A part of Cannabis sativa cultivar Pink pepper isolate KNU-18-1 chromosome 6, ASM2916894v1, whole genome shotgun sequence genomic DNA contains:
- the LOC133039244 gene encoding uncharacterized protein LOC133039244: MRMCIDYRELNKVTIKNRYLLPRIDDLFDQLQGKKVFSKIDLRSGYHQLRIKNEDIPKTAFRTRYGHYEFMVMSFGLTNAPAAFMDLMNRVFKEYLDQFVIVFIDDILIYSKTEEEHEEHLRLTLQRLREHQLYAKYKKCEFWLSEVAFLGHIVTSGGIKVDPAKVAAVKEWPRPKIASEVYKVCSFSTSTHDLLHGPFAELYVNEILRLHGAPYSIVCDRDARFTSSFWGSLQRAMGTRLKFSTAYHPETDGQTERTNQILEDMSPLHWDELGENKLLGPDAVQHTNEAIQRIRARMITAQSRQKSYADLKRRDIEFKVGDHVFLRVTPRKGLSVKRFGKRWKLSPRYVGPFQILDKVGSVAYRIALLPSLSGVHNVFHVSQLRKYVSDPSHVLSYETLGLQEGLSYNERPVKILDQKDRILRNKTITLVKVLWRNNVVEEATWELENNNNDEC, encoded by the exons atgagaatgtgcatagatTACCGAGAACTGAACAAGGTGACTATAAAGAATCGGTACCTATTACCGAGGATTGACGACTTGTTTGACCAACTTCAAGGGAAAAAGgtgttttctaagattgatcttcgttcaGGATACCATCAGCTAAGAATCAAAAATGAAGACATACCGAAGACAGCCTTCAGAACAAGATACGGGCATTACGAGTTCATggtgatgtcatttggacttACAAATGCCCCAGCAGCTTTTATGGACCTCATGAACCGAGTCTTCAAGGAATATCTGGATCAGTTTGTCATTGTATTCATAGATGATATACTGATTTATTCTAAGACAGAGGAGGAACATGAGGAGCACTTACGCTTGACCTTGCAACGACTGAGAGAACATCAATTGTATGCCAAGTAcaaaaaatgtgagttctggttgtccgaggttgcATTTTTGGGCCACATTGTCACTAGCGGGGGAATAAAAGTAGATCCTGCCAAGGTTGCTGCAGTGAAAGAATGGCCTAGACCAAAGATCGCCTCAGag GTAtacaaagtctgctcattttctaccaGTACGCATGACTTACTCCATGGACCATTTGCTGAACTTTATGTGAATGAGATTTTGAGATTACATGGGGCGCCGTATTCTATTGTTTGTGATCGAGATGCTCGGTTTACTTCATCTTTTTGGGGAAGCTTACAGAGAGCAATGGGAACTCGATTGAAGTTCAGTACTGCATATCATCCAGAGACAGATGGTCAGACTGAGAGAACAAATCAGATCTTGgaagatat gTCTCCACTACATTGGGATGAGTTGGGAGAGAACAAACTCTTAGGGCCAGATGCGGTTCAACACACCAACGAAGCTATTCAGAGGATCAGGGCTAGAATGATCACAGCTCAGAGCAGACAGAAATCTTATGCAGACCTGAAGCGGAGGGACATTGAGTTCAAAGTGGGTGATCATGTGTTTCTTCGAGTGACACCACGAAAAGGACTCTCAGTGAAGAGATTTGGCAAGAGATGGAAACTAAGTCCCAGATATGTTGGTCCATTTCAGATATTGGACAAAGTAGGCAGTGTAGCTTATAGAATAGCTTTACTGCCATCATTATCTGGGGTGcacaatgtatttcatgtatcCCAACTTCgaaaatatgtgtcagacccATCACATGTTTTGAGCTATGAAACACTGGGTTTGCAGGAAGGTTTGTCCTACAATGAACGTCCGGTAAAGATTCTTGATCAAAAGGATAGGATTTTGAGAAATAAGACAATTACCCTGGTGAAAGTCCTATGGAGAAACAACGTGGTTGAGGAAGctacctgggagctaga gaataataataatgatgaatGTTAA